The following are encoded together in the Ovis aries strain OAR_USU_Benz2616 breed Rambouillet chromosome X, ARS-UI_Ramb_v3.0, whole genome shotgun sequence genome:
- the RGN gene encoding regucalcin isoform X1, giving the protein MTMSSMKIECVLRENCRCGESPVWEEASNSLLFVDIPAKKVCRWDSLSKQVQRVTMDAPVSSVALRQSGGYVATVGTKFCALNWEDQSAVVLATVDKEKKNNRFNDGKVDPAGRYFAGTMAEETAPAVLERRQGSLYSLFPDHHVEKYFDQVDISNGLDWSMDHKIFYYIDSLSYSVDAFDYDLQTGKISNRRSVYKLEKEEQIPDGMCIDVEGKLWVACYNGGRVIRLDPETGKRLQTVKLPVDKTTSCCFGGKDYSEMYVTCARDGLDSKGLLQQPEAGGIFKITGLGVKGIPPYPYTG; this is encoded by the exons ATGACAATGTCTTCCATGAAGATTGAGTGTGTTTTGCGGGAGAACTGCCGCTGTGGTGAGTCTCCAGTGTGGGAGGAGGCGTCCAACTCTCTGCTCTTCGTAGATATTCCTGCCAAAAAGGTTTGCCGGTGGGATTCTCTCAGCAAGCAAGTGCAGCGAGTGACCATGG ATGCCCCTGTCAGCTCTGTGGCCCTTCGCCAGTCGGGAGGCTATGTTGCCACAGTTGGAACAAAGTTCTGTGCTTTGAACTGGGAAGATCAGTCAGCAGTTGTCTTGGCCACAGtagataaagagaagaaaaacaatcgATTCAATGATGGGAAGGTGGATCCCGCTGGGAGATACTTTGCCG GTACCATGGCTGAGGAAACAGCTCCGGCAGTTTTGGAGCGCCGCCAAGGGTCCCTGTACTCCCTCTTTCCTGACCACCATGTGGAAAAGTACTTTGACCAGGTGGACATCTCCAACGGTTTGGATTGGTCTATGGACCACAAAATCTTCTATTACATAGATAGCCTGTCCTACTCCGTGGATGCCTTTGACTATGACCTGCAGACGGGAAAGATCT CTAACCGCAGAAGTGTTTacaagctggagaaggaagaACAAATCCCAGATGGAATGTGTATTGATGTTGAGGGGAAGCTCTGGGTGGCCTGTTACAATGGAGGAAGAGTGATCCGTTTGGATCCTGAGACAG GGAAAAGACTCCAAACTGTGAAGTTGCCTGTTGATAAAACAACCTCATGCTGCTTCGGAGGGAAGGATTACTCTGAAATGTACGTGACCTGTGCCCGGGATGGGTTGGACTCCAAGGGTCTTCTGCAGCAACCTGAGGCTGGTGGAATTTTCAAG ataACTGGCCTAGGAGTCAAAGGAATTCCTCCCTATCCTTACACAGGATGA
- the RGN gene encoding regucalcin isoform X2 has protein sequence MTMSSMKIECVLRENCRCGESPVWEEASNSLLFVDIPAKKVCRWDSLSKQVQRVTMDAPVSSVALRQSGGYVATVGTKFCALNWEDQSAVVLATVDKEKKNNRFNDGKVDPAGRYFAANRRSVYKLEKEEQIPDGMCIDVEGKLWVACYNGGRVIRLDPETGKRLQTVKLPVDKTTSCCFGGKDYSEMYVTCARDGLDSKGLLQQPEAGGIFKITGLGVKGIPPYPYTG, from the exons ATGACAATGTCTTCCATGAAGATTGAGTGTGTTTTGCGGGAGAACTGCCGCTGTGGTGAGTCTCCAGTGTGGGAGGAGGCGTCCAACTCTCTGCTCTTCGTAGATATTCCTGCCAAAAAGGTTTGCCGGTGGGATTCTCTCAGCAAGCAAGTGCAGCGAGTGACCATGG ATGCCCCTGTCAGCTCTGTGGCCCTTCGCCAGTCGGGAGGCTATGTTGCCACAGTTGGAACAAAGTTCTGTGCTTTGAACTGGGAAGATCAGTCAGCAGTTGTCTTGGCCACAGtagataaagagaagaaaaacaatcgATTCAATGATGGGAAGGTGGATCCCGCTGGGAGATACTTTGCCG CTAACCGCAGAAGTGTTTacaagctggagaaggaagaACAAATCCCAGATGGAATGTGTATTGATGTTGAGGGGAAGCTCTGGGTGGCCTGTTACAATGGAGGAAGAGTGATCCGTTTGGATCCTGAGACAG GGAAAAGACTCCAAACTGTGAAGTTGCCTGTTGATAAAACAACCTCATGCTGCTTCGGAGGGAAGGATTACTCTGAAATGTACGTGACCTGTGCCCGGGATGGGTTGGACTCCAAGGGTCTTCTGCAGCAACCTGAGGCTGGTGGAATTTTCAAG ataACTGGCCTAGGAGTCAAAGGAATTCCTCCCTATCCTTACACAGGATGA
- the RGN gene encoding regucalcin (The RefSeq protein has 1 substitution compared to this genomic sequence) produces the protein MSSMKIECVLRENCRCGESPVWEEASNSLLFVDIPAKKVCWWDSLSKQVQRVTMDAPVSSVALRQSGGYVATVGTKFCALNWEDQSAVVLATVDKEKKNNRFNDGKVDPAGRYFAGTMAEETAPAVLERRQGSLYSLFPDHHVEKYFDQVDISNGLDWSMDHKIFYYIDSLSYSVDAFDYDLQTGKISNRRSVYKLEKEEQIPDGMCIDVEGKLWVACYNGGRVIRLDPETGKRLQTVKLPVDKTTSCCFGGKDYSEMYVTCARDGLDSKGLLQQPEAGGIFKITGLGVKGIPPYPYTG, from the exons ATGTCTTCCATGAAGATTGAGTGTGTTTTGCGGGAGAACTGCCGCTGTGGTGAGTCTCCAGTGTGGGAGGAGGCGTCCAACTCTCTGCTCTTCGTAGATATTCCTGCCAAAAAGGTTTGCCGGTGGGATTCTCTCAGCAAGCAAGTGCAGCGAGTGACCATGG ATGCCCCTGTCAGCTCTGTGGCCCTTCGCCAGTCGGGAGGCTATGTTGCCACAGTTGGAACAAAGTTCTGTGCTTTGAACTGGGAAGATCAGTCAGCAGTTGTCTTGGCCACAGtagataaagagaagaaaaacaatcgATTCAATGATGGGAAGGTGGATCCCGCTGGGAGATACTTTGCCG GTACCATGGCTGAGGAAACAGCTCCGGCAGTTTTGGAGCGCCGCCAAGGGTCCCTGTACTCCCTCTTTCCTGACCACCATGTGGAAAAGTACTTTGACCAGGTGGACATCTCCAACGGTTTGGATTGGTCTATGGACCACAAAATCTTCTATTACATAGATAGCCTGTCCTACTCCGTGGATGCCTTTGACTATGACCTGCAGACGGGAAAGATCT CTAACCGCAGAAGTGTTTacaagctggagaaggaagaACAAATCCCAGATGGAATGTGTATTGATGTTGAGGGGAAGCTCTGGGTGGCCTGTTACAATGGAGGAAGAGTGATCCGTTTGGATCCTGAGACAG GGAAAAGACTCCAAACTGTGAAGTTGCCTGTTGATAAAACAACCTCATGCTGCTTCGGAGGGAAGGATTACTCTGAAATGTACGTGACCTGTGCCCGGGATGGGTTGGACTCCAAGGGTCTTCTGCAGCAACCTGAGGCTGGTGGAATTTTCAAG ataACTGGCCTAGGAGTCAAAGGAATTCCTCCCTATCCTTACACAGGATGA